A single Salmo trutta chromosome 14, fSalTru1.1, whole genome shotgun sequence DNA region contains:
- the LOC115208348 gene encoding helicase with zinc finger domain 2 isoform X4 codes for MSVVYRLLKTPPETTVISEQVDDVSVTFDEDLCVECVETDAKLKWNFQIKTERLLAHVALLKQEPGASFSLDENSPEPCTYSTGEQLCNSDMTYDITVSFKSNNPGLYEQWLVFDFDMRPVLLHKLNVKVRQQPSPNLEEPPEDFGRPSQNLEHWHRGNRVIVPCMDKTEVQEELLKEYKPPQISLQYKPLDDSNTAMNHQNYKKKMHSFLYTEEQAEDQVVSRLNVRGTITLSVTLDDPQFGMKMAPLGELFCAVSIPYTLTPGSPEGWVLRRSVQSALIAPVSSDNQSHKVYEAIILRDATSENKMHLQLSKRCCSDLKLQRNETYEMEVQFHLNRLKFCEMHKAIDVLPDTERVLPDFRNCIVPVNEIEYPKLNAKQHAAIDFIVGDSDGRGVAPLLIYGPFGTGKTFTLATAAKELVRQPHTRVLICTLTNSSADLYIKDHFHPYVNSGHPEMKPLRIKANKQGVLVSSTDEITQKYCLLSKDGQFFLPPTKSALDHHRIVITTTAMARHFNDLKLSDGYFTHILIDEASQMLECEALMPLGLAGPVTRVVLAGDHMQMGPKLFSMDDDQHSNHSLLNRLFHFYQGCESSTALKSRILFYENYRTTKEIVEFVSTHFYVGKSDAIKAVGNVPAHPNSHPLRFHHVRGESHLDTTSMSWFNLDEVECVVEIVQNLLRDWPIAWGNHDQSSICVLSERCQVSMIRKELQKRFLGRVTVENISNVQGKQFRAIVMTAVQTRDSLHPPDSYCVEFFNDARMLNTAMTRAQSQVVVVGDAAALCYFGKCSRIWRSYIHHCISKGSAEPKHLTNDFIDGDIKEISRFQRTEYLDESSTQSVMFDTENDMDAILQELLEEQNRAHYNSSYGDSSECEHVLERKRPYDSAKVERDALLQLLREQPNVYKRGELVMERHNAGYIIPFDNPTNHIIIKGRGNLGKSFCGDEVVAKVVPCEGIPQGKVFGTIKAAESRRVFACTLEVEDDQKPKTKSEYQFLRKMMVPLNTNTTKMCTLVSKKNHNFIPIWKHDDGEWEIVRYQHLDEEIKRNHVFMVEVFCWKTKTENKGNYAYPLGNVIDILSIGSSLEEGLRILDAEFKVQPLPTSHVLTKPCSWEDTQNGNRKDLRKLITFTVDPKKSQDLDDAISIIDMESHYEVGVHIADVASFVKLGDSLDAAAQKHGARFYIPRKEPVYMFPKPDSIYHLSLLPGRDRKVVSLMVKVDKATHKITEKKFQLSQIKSDRKLSYDEAEDILSNRSEEEAKFDTIEDCVSVAYRFAKVQRKARLGKDWSYKRLDDHHKPGKRRSSQMIEELSILFNYSVSDFLINANETKNCTPLRCQVRPDPEMLEDLKEQYKDIIPLSSHLRHNLDHDIKHDQEAMESKSFYVLTSIWNEILSAAKKEVVDTDTMIDLIGTDDIYPQLLPVIYEFRKCLDKAYFIRSNSSLKAKVGHYSLQLESYTQASSPIRRYMDIILQRLLHSVLSGTPVQYSPQDIDILCQKIEDSYKMANEYEKKAAMISFAIDMKKQNSLKLAFVVGVEVGDSFKLSFPFDRHSFPECLPVMYRDLQLEDQPLYDSNENQMTLTWRRRVYSIDTANIHQELKKVQNSAACIKLPQKTWQAIVNAMDHEKWNKARSLIQDATTKQTENVKSLLKHAKMDLLEAGNDSHRTAHGQAEKIEMEHYVDLTLDLKPGDTLQVQMTSERKKGYWTPTVQLVCIKPIFEVCVDHAHSPIKCFSKCANYPSKSEYSNAREYVKIWRPLCEMESADNAVDESDSIIIEDLKLNLKQGNRLKGSFDLPLKYIKEWAIECNLSKCFLCIRKRGLKLTSTPDQSEEVVDPKNYTWVAHGVTTNFEEPKNNQNQARKVHFYINHLPMDTIPECVYQRKTTYTVEIIPKLLTDIRKEMAVNNIVSANELVQKIALGQHIPKGASQSVVPPRYQLMREKAPEGLPELNKSQIDAVEKALNNNFTIIQGPPGTGKTVLGVYIVYWFLVLNSKNPRIFENPKDKDKKEVILCCGPSNKSVDVVAECLVKFGDKLKPLRVYSRQLEMAEYPYPGSVLQLSPRSLRHERSKAELRDITLHHRIREEQNPHSTAIKEFDHRIKLAIDSKGEELTEEEVEDYKRLLNKARVHELQRHDVILCTCRAASSPNLTKTVSARQILIDECAMATEPQALIPLVSNKPEKIVLIGDHKQLRPIVKNELLRKLGMSKSLFERYCECRSQTVMLDTQYRMHEDICKFPSEGYYEGKLKTEVNHSSSVLQADSQQTHIVFGNVIGEEVSLVMSTEKGSENSKANRVERDVVIRLAKSLVKESKIKQQNIAILSPYNAQVSELKKELGELKMDKITVTTITKSQGCEWRYVILSTVRSLPSKEIEIEPDRAWRSKHVGFVGDPNQINVGITRAKEGLCIIGNQELLSRSGAWRQLLKHYTARNLVTEADKISVRKASCKLH; via the exons CTGAACCCTGCACTTATTCCACTGGTGAACAGTTATGTAACTCAGACATGACCTATGACATCACTGTGTCCTTCAAATCCAACAACCCGGGTCTTTATGAACAGTGGTTGGTGTTTGACTTCGACATGAGGCCAGTCCTCCTACATAAACTCAATGTTAAAGTCAGACAGCAGCCATCCCCTAACCTCGAGGAGCCACCTGAGGATTTTGGGCGCCCATCCCAGAATCTGGAACACTGGCATCGGGGGAACAGGGTCATCGTCCCATGCATGGACAAGACAGAAGTACAGGAAGAGCTTCTGAAGGAGTACAAGCCCCCTCAGATTAGCTTGCAGTATAAACCACTTGATGACAGCAACACGGCCATGAATCACCAGAACTACAAAAAGAAAATGCACAGCTTCCTGTACACAGAGGAGCAGGCAGAAGATCAGGTCGTTTCAAG ACTCAATGTCCGAGGGACCATCACCTTGTCTGTGACCCTAGACGACCCTCAGTTTGGAATGAAGATGGCTCCTCTAGGGGAACTATTCTGTGCTGTCTCAATCCCTTATACTCTAACCCCAGGCAGCCCAGAGGGTTGGGTGCTTAGGCGAAGCGTCCAGTCAGCTCTCATAGCACCAGTATCTTCAGATAATCAAAGTCATAAGGTGTACGAAGCCATCATCCTCCGAGATGCCACAAGTGAGAATAAAATGCACTTGCAGCTGTCTAAAAGATGCTGCTCTGATCTGAAGCTCCAAAGAAATGAAACATATGAAATGGAGGTCCAGTTCCACCTGAATCGTCTGAAGTTCTGTGAGATGCACAAAGCCATAGATGTCCttccagacacagagagagtgttGCCAGACTTCAGGAACTGCATTGTCCCTGTTAATGAAATTGAATATCCCAAACTCAATGCAAAGCAGCATGCAGCCATTGATTTCATCGTAGGGGACTCAGATGGAAGAGGTGTGGCACCACTCCTCATTTATGGACCGTTTGGAACTGGGAAAACCTTCACGCTTGCTACAGCAGCCAAAGAGCTGGTACGGCAGCCACACACCAGAGTACTGATCTGCACCCTCACCAACAG CTCTGCAGATTTGTATATCAAAGACCACTTCCATCCATACGTCAACTCTGGACACCCTGAGATGAAGCCACTGAGAATAAAAGCAAATAAACAAGGGGTTCTAGTGAGTTCTACAGATGAGATCACACAGAAGTACTGCCTTCTATCCAAAGATGGTCAGTTTTTTCTACCTCCTACCAAATCTGCTTTGGATCACCACAGAATAGTCATAACAACTACTGCAATGGCAAGACACTTCAATGACCTAAAGCTTTCCGATGGCTACTTCACCCACATCCTGATTGACGAAGCCTCCCAGATGCTCGAATGTGAAGCCCTAATGCCCCTTGGTCTGGCAGGGCCAGTAACTCGGGTGGTTCTAGCCGGAGATCACATGCAGATGGGACCAAAACTATTTTCAATGGACGATGACCAACACTCCAATCACTCTTTGCTGAACCGTCTGTTCCACTTCTATCAAGGCTGTGAGAGTAGTACAGCTTTGAAAAGCAGAATATTATTTTACGAGAACTATCGCACCACAAAAGAGATAGTAGAATTTGTGTCCACTCACTTCTACGTTGGCAAGTCGGATGCCATCAAGGCTGTTGGTAATGTTCCAGCTCATCCGAACAGCCACCCCCTGAGGTTTCACCATGTCAGAGGAGAATCCCATTTGGACACCACATCCATGTCATGGTTTAATCTTGACGAGGTTGAATGCGTGGTTGAAATAGTGCAAAATCTGCTCAGAGATTGGCCAATCGCATGGGGGAATCATGATCAAAGCTCAATCTGTGTCCTCTCTGAACGATGCCAG GTTTCAATGATCAGGAAAGAGCTTCAGAAGAGATTCCTTGGCCGAGTGACTGTGGAGAATATATCCAATGTTCAAG GCAAACAGTTCAGAGCAATAGTAATGACAGCCGTTCAAACCCGTGACAGCCTTCACCCTCCTGACTCATATTGTGTGGAGTTTTTCAACGATGCTCGCATGCTGAACACAGCCATGACTAGGGCTCAATCCCAGGTTGTTGTGGTTGGAGATGCTGCTGCGCTTTGCTACTTTGGGAAGTGCTCAAGAATCTGGAGAAGCTACATTCACCATTGTATTAGCAAGGGAAGTGCTGAACCGAAACACCTTACCAATGACTTCATTGATGGCGATATCAAGGAAATCTCAAGATTCCAAAGGACAGAATACCTGGATGAGAGCAGCACTCAGTCAGTCATGTTTGATACAGAGAACGACATGGATGCTATTCTCCAAGAACTACTAGAGGAGCAAAACAGGGCACACTACAATTCATCTTATGGAGACAGTTCAGAATGTGAACATGTACTGGAACGAAAGAGACCATACGATAGTGCCAAAGTTGAAAGAGATGCCTTGTTGCAGTTGTTGAGAGAGCAGCCCAATGTGTACAAGCGAGGTGAATTGGTCATGGAGAGACATAATGCAGGTTATATCATTCCATTTGACAACCCAACTAACCACATTATCATCAAAGGTAGAGGTAACCTCGGCAAGTCCTTCTGTGGTGATGAAGTGGTGGCCAAAGTAGTTCCTTGTGAGGGTATTCCACAAGGAAAAGTGTTTGGCACCATCAAGGCAGCTGAATCCCGTCGTGTGTTTGCTTGTACCCTTGAAGTTGAAGATGACCAGAAACCCAAAACGAAGTCTGAATATCAATTCCTCCGAAAAATGATGGTACCTCTCAACACAAACACCACCAAAATGTGTACCTTGGTCAGCAAGAAGAATCACAATTTCATTCCAATATGGAAGCACGATGATGGAGAATGGGAAATTGTCAGATATCAACACCTTGATGAAGAAATCAAACGCAATCATGTATTTATGGTGGAAGTGTTTTGCTGGAAAACGAAAACAGAAAACAAAGGAAACTATGCCTATCCATTAGGGAACGTGATAGATATTCTTTCCATAGGATCATCTTTGGAGGAGGGCTTAAGGATTTTGGATGCAGAATTTAAAGTTCAACCGTTGCCTACCAGCCATGTTTTAACTAAACCATGTTCCTGGGAAGACACCCAAAATGGTAACAGAAAGGACCTCCGAAAGTTGATTACTTTCACTGTTGACCCAAAGAAATCCCAAGACTTGGATGATGCAATCAGTATCATTGACATGGAAAGCCATTATGAGGTTGGAGTCCACATAGCAGATGTGGCAAGTTTCGTGAAGCTTGGCGATTCGTTGGATGCTGCTGCACAAAAACATGGTGCAAGATTTTACATCCCTAGAAAAGAACCAGTTTACATGTTCCCAAAACCAGATAGCATCTACCACTTGAGTCTCCTGCCTGGTCGAGACCGAAAGGTAGTTTCGTTAATGGTAAAAGTGGACAAGGCAACACACAAAATCACTGAAAAGAAATTCCAGCTTTCGCAAATCAAGTCCGATAGAAAGTTGTCTTATGATGAGGCAGAGGACATCCTCAGTAACCGGTCAGAAGAAGAGGCCAAGTTTGATACTATAGAAGACTGTGTTTCTGTGGCATATCGTTTTGCCAAAGTCCAAAGGAAGGCCAGGCTTGGCAAGGATTGGAGCTATAAACGATTGGACGATCACCATAAGCCAGGGAAGAGGAGATCCAGTCAGATGATTGAGGAGCTTAGTATACTGTTCAACTATTCTGTGTCTGATTTTTTGATCAATGCAAATGAAACCAAGAACTGCACTCCACTCCGGTGTCAAGTAAGACCTGACCCTGAAATGTTAGAAGACTTGAAAGAGCAATACAAAGACATCATACCACTGTCCTCACACCTGAGGCACAACCTTGACCATGACATTAAACATGACCAGGAGGCCATGGAGAGCAAAAGCTTCTACGTGCTAACATCAATATGGAATGAGATCCTGTCAGCTGCCAAGAAAGAGGTAGTTGACACTGACACAATGATTGATCTGATTGGTACAGATGACATCTACCCCCAACTCCTTCCAGTGATATATGAGTTTAGGAAGTGTCTTGACAAAGCCTACTTCatccgttccaattcatcccttaAGGCAAAAGTTGGGCACTATTCCTTGCAACTTGAGTCCTATACACAAGCATCCTCGCCCATACGTCGCTACATGGATATTATCCTGCAAAGGCTTTTGCATTCGGTCCTAAGCGGAACTCCAGTCCAATATTCTCCACAAGACATTGACATTCTGTGTCAGAAGATTGAAGACAGCTACAAGATGGCCAATGAGTATGAAAAGAAGGCTGCGATGATATCTTTTGCCATCGACATgaagaaacaaaattctctgaaGCTAGCATTTGTTGTTGGTGTAGAAGTAGGAGACAGTTTCAAGCTGTCATTTCCGTTCGACAGGCACTCTTTTCCAGAGTGTTTGCCTGTTATGTACAGAGATTTGCAACTGGAGGATCAACCACTGTATGATTCAAATGAGAACCAAATGACTCTGACATGGAGAAGACGAGTGTACTCAATTGACACTGCCAATATTCACCAAGAGCTAAAAAAGGTGCAAAATTCAGCTGCCTGCATCAAGCTCCCACAAAAGACTTGGCAAGCCATTGTTAATGCAATGGACCATGAAAAATGGAACAAAGCAAGGTCTCTCATACAAGATGCCACAACAAAGCAAACAGAAAATGTAAAGAGTCTTTTAAAACATGCCAAGATGGATTTGCTTGAAGCTGGGAATGACTCCCATAGAACTGCACATGGACAAGCTGAAAAAATTGAAATGGAGCACTATGTTGATCTTACCCTAGATTTGAAGCCAGGAGACACACTTCAAGTCCAAATGACATCTGAAAGAAAAAAAGGTTATTGGACACCCACTGTTCAGTTGGTGTGCATCAAACCAATATTTGAAGTGTGTGTAGACCATGCCCACAGTCCTATCAAATGCTTCTCCAAATGTGCAAACTATCCATCCAAGAGTGAATATAGCAACGCAAGAGAGTATGTGAAGATCTGGCGACCACTTTGTGAGATGGAGTCTGCAGACAACGCTGTGGATGAAAGTGACAGCATAATAATTGAGGACCTGAAGCTGAACTTGAAGCAAGGGAACAGACTGAAAGGAAGTTTTGACCTTCCACTCAAATACATTAAAGAATGGGCTATTGAATGCAACCTTAGCAAGTGCTTTCTGTGCATCCGAAAAAGGGGATTGAAACTGACTTCAACCCCTGACCAATCAGAGGAAGTAGTCGACCCTAAGAATTACACATGGGTAGCACATGGTGTTACAACAAACTTTGAAGAACCAAAAAACAACCAAAATCAAGCCAGAAAAGTGCACTTCTACATCAACCACTTGCCAATGGATACCATTCCGGAGTGTGTCTACCAGAGAAAGACGACATACACGGTTGAGATAATACCAAAGCTTCTGACAGACAT ACGTAAAGAAATGGCTGTGAACAACATTGTGTCTGCAAATGAGCTTGTTCAGAAAATAGCCCTAGGACAACACATTCCAAAAGGAG CGTCGCAATCTGTTGTACCACCACGGTACCAACTCATGAGGGAAAAGGCACCAGAGGGTCTCCCAGAGCTGAATAAGAGTCAAATTGATGCAGTGGAGAAAGCTCTGAATAACAACTTCACAATCATACAAGGGCCACCTG GGACTGGAAAGACTGTTTTAGGAGTTTACATTGTGTACTGGTTCCTTGTGCTGAACTCCAAAAACCCCAGGATATTTGAAAATCCGAAGGACAAGGACAAGAAAGAAGTTATTCTTTGCTGTGGTCCTTCCAATAAGTCTGTCGATGTGGTTGCTG AGTGCCTGGTGAAGTTTGGAGACAAGTTGAAGCCCCTAAGGGTGTACAGCCGACAACTGGAGATGGCGGAGTACCCTTACCCAGGGAGTGTCCTTCAGCTCTCTCCCAGGTCACTTCGCCATGAGCGGTCCAAGGCAGAACTCCG AGATATTACTTTGCATCATCGCATACGGGAAGAACAAAATCCACATTCCACGGCAATAAAAGAGTTTGACCACAGAATAAAGCTAGCAATAGACTCAAAGGGAGAGGAGTTGACAGAAGAAGAAGTTGAGGA CTACAAAAGGCTTCTGAATAAAGCTCGTGTGCATGAGCTGCAGAGGCACGATGTCATTCTGTGCACCTGTAGAGCAGCCTCTTCTCCTAACCTCACTAAAACAGTCAGTGCACGCCAGATTCTTATTGATGAAtgtgccatggcaacagaaccTCAGGCCCTCATCCCATTGGTCAGCAACAAACCAGAAAAG ATTGTGTTGATCGGTGACCACAAACAACTACGTCCCATCGTTAAGAATGAACTTCTAAGGAAGTTGGGGATGTCAAAGTCTCTGTTTGAGCGTTACTGTGAGTGCCGGTCCCAGACAGTGATGCTGGATACCCAGTACAGAATG CATGAAGATATATGCAAGTTCCCATCGGAGGGATATTATGAAGGAAAACTGAAGACTGAAGTGAATCACTCAAGCAGTGTCCTTCAGGCTGACAGCCAACAGACGCACATTGTTTTCGGGAATGTCATTGGAGAGGAGGTCAGCCTGGTTATGAGCACAGAAAAGGGAAGTGAAAACTCCAAAGCGAATAGGGTGGAGAGAGATGTAGTG ATCCGGCTCGCCAAATCACTGGTAAAAGAATCCAAAATAAAACAACAGAATATTGCAATTCTATCACCCTACAACGCCCAGGTGTCTGAACTTAAGAAAGAACTTGGTGAACTCAAAATGGACAAAATCACTGTCACCACCATCACAAAAAGTCAAG GATGTGAATGGCGCTATGTCATTCTGTCCACTGTGCGCTCATTACCCAGCAAGGAGATCGAGATCGAGCCGGACAGGGCCTGGAGGTCTAAACATGTGGGCTTTGTTGGCGACCCCAACCAGATCAATGTGGGCATCACCAGGGCCAAAGAGGGACTGTGCATTATCG GTAACCAAGAGTTGTTGAGCCGCAGTGGCGCTTGGAGACAGCTCCTCAAACATTATACAGCAAGGAACCTTGTCACAGAAGCTGACAAGATCTCTGTGCGCAAAGCATCCTGTAAGCTACATTGA